TCTGGTGCAGCTGCTCCTGCTGCGGGGGCCTTCGTCCCGTGAGGGGGGAGGGACGCCCCACGCCGGCGGTCTGTGTCAGCCATGGGCAGGCCAAGGCAGCCAAGTGGGGGGAGCCGGCCGACGCCACCGTCTACCGGATGCCGGGCAGGCAGACTGAAGCCGAGGTATCCACGGGGTTCGAGGATCAAAAGTGGAGGACACCTTCCTGATGCAGGGCGGCCAGGCCCTCCCGGAGGACGCAGGCGGCGAGGGAGGCGACAGCGGCGGCCGGGGGGGACGCGCCAAAGGCGCCACCGGCCAGCGTCCGGCCCCCAAACGCAACTTCTCCGGCCTCAAGGAGGAGGAACTGGAGCGCATCCTGCATCTGAAACGGAACCTGGATTACAGCGACACCCTGATCCAATACGCCGGGAAGTACCGCAAAATGGGCTGGGAGCTGGTGGCGGTCAATCTGCGGGGGGAACCCGCCTATGACCTGGATTTCCGGGAGGCGGAGGAGGTCTGGGCGGCCCGGCTGGCAGACTGGAGCCTGGAAGGGCATCAGGTGAACCTGGGCATCCGCACCGGCGCCCCTTCCCGATTATTGGTGGTGGAGGTCCACCGGGAAGAGAGCCGCCCCCCCTTCGACCGCCGGGGGGAGTGGGGTTCCGGCTGTGTGGCGGAAGTGGGGGTGGAGCGGGAGCAGCACTACTACACCCTGCCCAAGGGTTGGCAGCCGCCGTCGTCCTTTTTTCTGGAGAGCTTCCAGATCATGATCTTCGGGGAGGGCGGCCTGGTGCTGGCGCCGCCCTCCATGGAGCCCCAGCTCCAGACCAACCTCCGGTGGCTGCGGCCGCCCTGGGAGAGCCCCCCCACCCGGCCCTCTCCGGCCTTGTGCCGTTTCATCAGCGACCATGCCCCGCGCCTGCAGGCGGAGCAGGCCAAGCCCTTGCCCGAGGTCCTGGCCTGGAGCCGGATTTACCCCCTCATCCAGCCGCATCCCCGCATCTTGCAGGCCCTGCTGGCCCCGGCGGCGTCCTTTGAGGCCTACTACCGCACCCTGCTCTCCGAGGCCCGGGCCGTGGGGCTGGAAGACCCGGCGGTGCTCCTGGGTCTCTTATGGCACGCCCCCCTGGGGGATTCCCGGGATTCCTGGGAGAAGGCGGCCCACCTGGAGGAGCTGGTGAAGCAGGCCCTGTCGGGGGTGCAGCCGCCGGCTGCGGGCGTTGCCCCGGAGGTGTCGCCTCGGGCCCCCGCGGACCCTGGGGCTCCGGTGCCCGCCGCCCCGGAGGCAGCACCTCCCGGCCCCGGCATCATGCCTTCCACCCCCGGGGGCAACGGCCATGCCCGGCCCGAGCCGGCGGGCCCGGCCCCGCCCTCCTGGCAGGAGATGCTGCGCCTGACCCAGGAAAACCTCCTGGTGGAGCGCCGCCGCTATGAGGCCATGATCTATGAGCTGGGCAAACTGGGGGCCCTGCAGGAGTTCTTTCGGCGGGAGAACCGGCAGAACAAGGCCCTGCGGGACAAACTGGAGAGTCAGTGGACCCAGGAGCTGGAATACCTCCGCCAGCAGCTCACCGCCAAAAAGCCGAAGAAGGGATGGTACCGATCGTGGTGGCAGGAATGAACGAGGAACTTGGCCCGAAGAGTTCCCGCCGGGAGACGGGGGACCTCATCCTCTCCGTCACCCCGCTGGGACGGGGCCGGGAGCCCCTCCGGCTCCCGGTGAGGATCAACAGCCTGTCGGCGACCGGGGCACTGCTGGAGAGCCTGGAGGGCGAGACCCCGCCAGCGCTCCTCTCCTTAAGCGGCCGGGAGGCCGTCATCACGGTCACTTCGGAGTCCTCCCCCTTAAGGGACATTCCGGGCCGCATCTCCTGGACCCGACCGGCAGGCACCGGCTTCATTTTGGGTTTTGAACTCAAGGAGCCGGAACTGGAGGTGCGGCGGCTGCTGGAGGACCATATGGAGTCCTTCCCCCGGGACCTGAAGGAGCTGTGGGACGCCTGGGACGAGGTGCATCGCAGCCGCCCGGTCCAGGTGGCGGAACAGGCTGCCTATCTGGTGGGGGTGGGCGCGGTGGCCGCCGGCACCACCCTGTATCTGGCCGGCCCGGACACCCTGAAGCTGTATGGCTGCATCATGGCCCTCTACGGCTGCCTGATGATGGCCGCCAAAAGCATCTGGTCCCTGTGGCGGTCCCGGGCCGCCTCCCGGCCGTAAGGTCAGCTTTCCGGGACCCCAAGGGCAAAGGGAGTGGCGATGCAGGAGCTGAGCACAAAAAAACTGTGGAGCATCGGCGGCGGCAAAGGCGGGGTGGGCAAAAGCGTCTTCACCCTGGGATTGGGGATCTGTCTGGCCCGCCTGGGCAGGAAAGTCATCCTGGTGGACGCCGACCTGGGCGGCGCCAACCTCCATACCCTGATGGGGGTGCGTTATCCCCCCCTCACCCTGGAAGACTTTCTCCTCAAACGGGTCAGCCGCCTGGAAGACCTCATCATTGAGACCCAGATTGCCGGCATCGGCCTCATCTGTGGCGCCGACGACATCCTGGGGGCGGCCAACCCCACCTACGCCCAGAAGGTGCGCCTCCTCAACCAGATTGAGGACCTGCCCGCGGACCTGGTCCTTCTGGACCTGGGCGCCGGCACCTCCTTCAATGTCCTGGACTTCTTCAATTATTCGCCCGGGAAGATCTGCGTCCTCACCAGCCAGGCCACGTCGTTGCAGAATGTTTACGGCTTCATCAAAAGCGGCCTCTACCGTCAGATCTCCCGGGAATTCGCCAAACACCCCCGGGTGCTGGACCTGCTGCAGCAGACCGACCTCAAGGACGCCCCCGAGCAGATCAAATCCATGCACGACGTGCTCCTCAAGCTCAAGCAGACGGAGCCGGAGACCCATCAACGGCTGGTGGACCTGCTCCGGGAGTTCAAGGTCAACCTGGTGGTGAACATGGTGAAGAGCGACCGGGACTTCCAGGCCGGGGCCATCGTGGAGCGGGTCTGCACCTCCTTCCTCAGCATCTCCCCCCGTATCCTGGGACGCCTGTCCTACGATCCGGCGGTGGAGCTGGCGGTCAACCAGATGATGCCCTTCCCCCTGCGCCAGGAAAAGGGCCAAGCGGTGAAGGATCTGGAACAGATCGCCGAGCTGGTGGCCCGGGCCAGCCTCTCGGGATCCTCTCTCCACCCGGGGGAGACGGCCCCGGCCGCAGAGAATCGCCCCATGGGCACCATGGCCCGCCTCTGGCGCCGGGCCCCGGCCTAACCGGACGCCGGGGATGAGGGGGCCAGCCGGGCCAAAGGGCTGGCAGGCGAGGCCGGGAGGGGGAACAAGACCGAAAGTCTTCCGGCAACCGAGGAGATGGCAGGCGGTAGCGGGAGATGCTGCAAGGGGGGCTGATCCAGGTGCCCCGTGGCAGACCGGCCCCCCGGACTGACGGAACGGGGTGGGCATTCCCGCCGGGACCGCCCCGGATTAAGGGAAAGCCTTCGTGGGCCATAACGTGGAAAAGAGAAGTGGCCATTTCCCTCCATGACGGTCCCGCGCTCGGCAGCAATCGGGCAGGCCGAGGGAGGGGGGTGCTTCCCCTTTGGTGACCCAGGGCAGACGAGGATGACAACGATGAGCCAGGCGGAAGCGGCGCTAGAGAGCGGCAAAACGGAGATCAGCAAGTGGGATGACGACACGCTGCCCGCGGTGCGGGCGCCGGAAGCCTCTTCCGGCCTGCCCGCACCGGCCGAAACCCTCTTCCCTCAGGAGATTGCGGCCGAGGAGGAAACCCAGGTCCTCATCGCCAACTCCCAACGCCTGCTGATGACCATGCGTCAGGCCATGCAGACCCTGATGCAGGACCAGGGGCCCTCGCCGGAGGAGAAGGGGGCGCTCCTCTATGACCTCCTCCTGGCCTGGACCCGGCAGTTTTATGACAGCCCCCAGTGCCGCTCCGGTCCCTTGATGGATGTGGCCCGGGACTTGGTGGGCACCCTCTACCGCCTGCTGGCCGCCGCCCCCCGTCTGGGTCTCTTGGCCCTCAGCCTCCGCCGCCTGGACGCCGGTCTGGCGGGCCATTGCCTCAACGTCAGCCTCCTCGCCCTCAGCTACGCCCGTCACTATGCCTGGCCGGAGACCGCCGCCCGCACCCTGGGGCTGGGCGCGCTCCTCCACGACCTGGGGATGACCGCCCTCCCCGGTGCCTGGGAGAAGAGCGGCCCCTTGAGCAGCGACGAACTGGAGCTTCTGCGCCGTCACCCCCAGGGCGGGGTGCAGCTCCTGAAACCCTTCCCCCACCTCCCGGGGAAGGTCTTCCTGATGGTGGCCCAGCATCATGAAAACGCCGACGGCAGCGGCTACCCTCTGGGCCTGCCCCTGGCCGCCATCCACCCCTATGCCCGGCTGCTCCGGATCCTGGACACCTTTGAAGCCCTGACCTCGGTGCGGCCGTGGCGGCCTCCCTTAAGTCCCGCCAAGGCCCTGTCCTGCATGCTCTATTCCGGCGCGCACGGCACCGAATTCGACCTCCGCCTCCTGGAGAATGTGCGCCGCTTCCTGGACCGGCTCAGTCACCAGGAGTAGGGACACTTTTCAGCCGGGGAACGGGGGAGGGGGGGAAGGTTTCCCCTTTACGAAACCTGGTAATTTTCATCATTAATACACTGGCCTTCTGCTACGCTTTCGCCTGTGGGACCTAAGGCAGATGAAGGCCGTTGCCTCCCGGTGTATTTGAGTGCCCCTTCGGCTCGGTTTCCATGGGCGGCAGGAGCGCCAGGCCCGCCTTAGGTTTGTCACCCAAGGACATTCCCCCTTGCCTGCCTGACGAGTCGCCGGCTCCCGAGAACATCTGCCTCAGGGTTTCATTTGACAAAGGGAGGGAGGTTTTGCTAAAGATGGCGGACGGAGACCGAGGTGGTGATGGGATATCCGGCGATTTTGGCCCTGCTACTGACTATCGTGCTTCTCCTGCCCGCCCGGCTGGCGGCCCACGTGTATGTCCTGTGGCCCAAGACCCCGGGATGCTACGGCCAAAGCGGCGAGACCGCCGCGTGGACCGGCTTTTGGGGCCACCCCACGGAGATGCTGGTGGATGACGCGACCCTGCCCAAGATATGGGTCCGAGGTCCCGACGGCCGCAAAGGACCGGCGCTTCTCAAAGAAATCCGCCTGAGAGATGGGGAAAGCGGCCAAGAGCGCCGGGCTTATGAAGCGGAATTCACTCCCCCTGTCCGGGGGGATTATTATCTGGTCTTGGAAAGCCCGCCCGTCTTCATCCCTGAGGACAAGGTCTTCTGCCGGGATTGGGTCAAAAGTATTTATCACGTGGATGTGGAACGGGGCTGGGATGACACCCTGGGGCTGGAGGTGGAGATCGTGCCCCTGACCCGCCCCTACGGCTGGCCGGCAGGGGTGGCCTTCACCGGCAAGGCGGTCTTCAAAAACGCCCCCCTGACCCGGGCGGTGGTGGAGGTGGAGCGCCTGAGCGGCTTTCCGGTGCCCCCGGAGAAGCGCCCCCGGGACCGGTTCGGCCGGGAGAACTCCCCCCTGCTGAACCGCACCGCCAAAACCGACCTCAACGGCTATTTCACCGTCACCCTGGACCGGCCCGGCTGGTGGGTCATCACCGTGAGCCGCGCCGAGGGCACCCTCACCCGGGAGGGCAAACCCTACCCGGTGCACAAACGGGCCTGCCTCTGGGTGCATGTGGAGGAGCCCTGGACGCCTCCCGTGCCGCCCGCCAAGCCGGCGGAGCCTCAGGGCGACGCTAAACCATCCCCCGCGCGGCCTTGAGACCTCAGGTGCGGCTTGAGCAGAATCATTCCCGGGGCGACCGGAGGGGCCGCCGTCAGGTGAATCAATCCCAAGGACCTCTCAGTCATGGCCGGCGTCAATGATCTGGTCCTGGTCTATGTGGATCACCGGCCGGCGTTTTACGCCCGCATCGAGGAGCTGCGCCCGGACGTCAAGAAAGGCTGGTATCAGGTGGAGCTCCTGGTGCTGACGGTGCCGCCCCAGCTCGTCACCTGGATCCTGGATGAAGACCAGGTCAACGGCCAGGACTTCACCATGGGGGGCCGTCCCATGCGCCTGGCCCTGGTGCCCCGCAAACCCGCGCCGGCCCCGGAACCCGAGCCTCCCCCGGAAGGCAAGCCGGGCAAAGTCATCCCCCTCACCCGCAAATCTTAGTCCTCCGGCTTCAAGGGCTCAGACCTCGGCGCCCCGATCCTCAGGTGGGCGCTTCCCCTTCGGCCCGGCCCAGGCTCCTGACCCCTGAAGAGCCCCATGCCTGAGGGCGGGGGAACTCAACCGCCCAGCCGTGGCGCTTTCCTGAGGGCAGATTCCCAATATCTCTCTTTGAATCCCGGGATGGGTGAATTATATTTGTAAAGATTGCTCTCTTTTCTGGGCGGGTTGGGAAACCATCATGCGCATCCTGTTAGTGCAACCCACAACCAAATATCCGGACCGGCGGCCCCTCAGGAGCCGCAAACGCTGGCTTTTGGGCATCACCCTGCCCTATCTGGCGGCCCTCACCCCGCCGGGGGTGGACGTGGAGCTGGCGGACGACCGCCTCTCCCCCATCCCCTACGAGCGCGCCTACGATCTGGTGGGCATCACCGCCACTTGCGCCACCTCGGAGCGGGCCTATGAGATCGCCGCCGAATTCCGCCGCCGGGGGGTGCCGGTGGTCATGGGCGGCTTCCACATCAGCCTCCACCCCGAGGAGGCCCTGGAGCACGCCGACGCCGTGGTGGTGGGGGAGGCGGAGGAAGTCTGGCCCCAGGTGGTGGAGGACGCCCGGCGCCGGCGCCTCAAGCCCCGCTATCAGGCCGCCGGTTTTCACGACCTGAAGGGCCTGCCCCGGCCCCGCCTGGAGCTGGTGGACTTTCGCCGCTACCGGGTGAAGATCCTGCCCACCCAGACTTCCCGGGGCTGCCCCTATCACTGCGCCTTCTGCGAGGTGCCCATCGTTTACGGCCACACCTACCGCCGCCGGCCCATCGGCGAAGTCATCGAGGAGATTAAAACCAACGTGGCCTTGACCGGCCTGCGTAAGGTTTATTTCATTGATGACAACCTTACCGGCCACCGGGAGTATGCCAAGGAGCTCTTCAAGGCCCTCATGCCCTTGAACATCCGCTGGAGCTGCCTGTGGACCATCAACACCAGCCGGGATGAGGAGCTCCTGGATCTGGCCCGGGACTCGGGTTGTTTTCACATCAATATCGGGATAGAAAATGTCTGCCAGGAGTCCATCACCTCCATCGACAAGGTGCAGAACCGGGTGAAGGACTACGAGGACATGCTGGCCCGGCTGAGGGAGCGGGGCCTGTTTTACTCCCTCAATTTCATGTTCGGGCTGGACGGGGACACCAAGGAGCTCTTCGCCGAAACCCTGGATTTCCTGGAGCGGGTCAAGGCCCCCATGGCCTTCTTCAATGTGGCCACCCCCAGGCGGGGCACCCCCATGTGGGAACAGCTGGCCAAAGAAGGGCGGGTGCACAACCCCGAGGCGGAAAAATACCTGGGCATGGTGTGCAACTTCGTCCCCCTGCACATGACCCCGGAGGAGTGCGAGGAGGGCGTGTGGGACTGCTTCCGGAAGTTCTACTCCTTCCCATCCATCTTCCGGCGGCTCTTGTGGCCCCCCAGCCGCTATGTCTTCCAGGGCCTGCCCAGCAACCTCTTTTTCCGCTGGGCGGTGAACCGCCGCATTGACCCGGTGGATTTTTACTGAGGGAAATGGGCAAAGGCGGCCCGCAGGCCGTCCAGCACGAACTGCACCGCCAGAGCCGCCAGAATCAGGCCCATGAGGCGGGTGAGCAGGCGGATGCCGGTGTCCTTGAGGAGGGTGAGCAACGGCTCGGCAAAGCGGAAGGCGGCGTAGGTGCTGAGCATCACCAGCGCCAGGGCCAAAAGGATGAGGGCGTCCTCCATCAGGTTGCGGGAGCGGCTGGTGAGCACCAGGATGGTGGAGATGGCTCCGGGGCCGGAAAGAAGCGGCACCGCCAGGGGCACCAGGGCCACATCCCGGTAATCCTCCGCCACCAGGCTGGAGGAGGTGTCCAGGCGGTTGAAATGGCCCCGGGCCTCCAGCATGTCAAAGGCGATGCGGAAAAGGATGAGGCCGCCGGCGATCTGGAAGGCCGGCAGGGTGATGCCGAAGAAGGCCAGCACCAGACGGCCCGCCACAATGAAGGTCGTGAGCACGAGGAAGGAAAAGAGACAGGCCCGGCGGGCCAGGGTGCGGGCCTCCTCAGGCGTGAGGCCGGCGGACAGGGTGAGGTAAGCCAAGATGTTCCCGGGCGGGTCCACAATAACCCACAACGACACCAAGCTGGTGATAAACAGATGCAGGGCGTGGCTGGTGAATTCCGTCACCATGAGCCCCTCGCCGGGGGGAGGCTACCTTGCGGGCGTTGTGCATCGGGCATCGCGCAGGTGCCGTGATTTTTATACATGGTGTCCGGCCGCATGGGTTTCTCCGTGACGCCGCCGGCAACACTCTCTGACTCCCTGCCGGCAGACCCTGGGGCAGGATGAGGACGGGCCATGGCACACTTTCAGGTCAACAAGACATATCAGGAAATCAACGAGAAAATCAAGCAGGGAAAGGCGGTGGTGGTCACCGCGGAGGAGATCATCGGCATCGTCCGGGAGAAAGGCGAGGTGGAGGCGGCCCGCACGGTGGACGTGGTCACCACCGGCACCTTCTCCCCCATGTGCTCCTCCGGCGCCTTCCTCAATTTCGGCCACACCAAACCCCCCATCAAGGCCTCCCGGGTGTGGCTCAATAACGTGCCGGCCTACGCCGGGCTGGCGGCGGTGGATGTCTATCTCGGTGCCACCGAGCCCGCGGCGGACGATCCCCTGAACAAGGTCTATCCCGGCGAATTCAAATACGGCGG
The sequence above is a segment of the Desulfobaccales bacterium genome. Coding sequences within it:
- a CDS encoding bifunctional DNA primase/polymerase, producing MEDTFLMQGGQALPEDAGGEGGDSGGRGGRAKGATGQRPAPKRNFSGLKEEELERILHLKRNLDYSDTLIQYAGKYRKMGWELVAVNLRGEPAYDLDFREAEEVWAARLADWSLEGHQVNLGIRTGAPSRLLVVEVHREESRPPFDRRGEWGSGCVAEVGVEREQHYYTLPKGWQPPSSFFLESFQIMIFGEGGLVLAPPSMEPQLQTNLRWLRPPWESPPTRPSPALCRFISDHAPRLQAEQAKPLPEVLAWSRIYPLIQPHPRILQALLAPAASFEAYYRTLLSEARAVGLEDPAVLLGLLWHAPLGDSRDSWEKAAHLEELVKQALSGVQPPAAGVAPEVSPRAPADPGAPVPAAPEAAPPGPGIMPSTPGGNGHARPEPAGPAPPSWQEMLRLTQENLLVERRRYEAMIYELGKLGALQEFFRRENRQNKALRDKLESQWTQELEYLRQQLTAKKPKKGWYRSWWQE
- a CDS encoding PilZ domain-containing protein codes for the protein MVPIVVAGMNEELGPKSSRRETGDLILSVTPLGRGREPLRLPVRINSLSATGALLESLEGETPPALLSLSGREAVITVTSESSPLRDIPGRISWTRPAGTGFILGFELKEPELEVRRLLEDHMESFPRDLKELWDAWDEVHRSRPVQVAEQAAYLVGVGAVAAGTTLYLAGPDTLKLYGCIMALYGCLMMAAKSIWSLWRSRAASRP
- a CDS encoding P-loop NTPase, which codes for MQELSTKKLWSIGGGKGGVGKSVFTLGLGICLARLGRKVILVDADLGGANLHTLMGVRYPPLTLEDFLLKRVSRLEDLIIETQIAGIGLICGADDILGAANPTYAQKVRLLNQIEDLPADLVLLDLGAGTSFNVLDFFNYSPGKICVLTSQATSLQNVYGFIKSGLYRQISREFAKHPRVLDLLQQTDLKDAPEQIKSMHDVLLKLKQTEPETHQRLVDLLREFKVNLVVNMVKSDRDFQAGAIVERVCTSFLSISPRILGRLSYDPAVELAVNQMMPFPLRQEKGQAVKDLEQIAELVARASLSGSSLHPGETAPAAENRPMGTMARLWRRAPA
- a CDS encoding HD domain-containing phosphohydrolase, producing the protein MSQAEAALESGKTEISKWDDDTLPAVRAPEASSGLPAPAETLFPQEIAAEEETQVLIANSQRLLMTMRQAMQTLMQDQGPSPEEKGALLYDLLLAWTRQFYDSPQCRSGPLMDVARDLVGTLYRLLAAAPRLGLLALSLRRLDAGLAGHCLNVSLLALSYARHYAWPETAARTLGLGALLHDLGMTALPGAWEKSGPLSSDELELLRRHPQGGVQLLKPFPHLPGKVFLMVAQHHENADGSGYPLGLPLAAIHPYARLLRILDTFEALTSVRPWRPPLSPAKALSCMLYSGAHGTEFDLRLLENVRRFLDRLSHQE
- a CDS encoding DUF4198 domain-containing protein, with product MGYPAILALLLTIVLLLPARLAAHVYVLWPKTPGCYGQSGETAAWTGFWGHPTEMLVDDATLPKIWVRGPDGRKGPALLKEIRLRDGESGQERRAYEAEFTPPVRGDYYLVLESPPVFIPEDKVFCRDWVKSIYHVDVERGWDDTLGLEVEIVPLTRPYGWPAGVAFTGKAVFKNAPLTRAVVEVERLSGFPVPPEKRPRDRFGRENSPLLNRTAKTDLNGYFTVTLDRPGWWVITVSRAEGTLTREGKPYPVHKRACLWVHVEEPWTPPVPPAKPAEPQGDAKPSPARP
- a CDS encoding radical SAM protein; translated protein: MRILLVQPTTKYPDRRPLRSRKRWLLGITLPYLAALTPPGVDVELADDRLSPIPYERAYDLVGITATCATSERAYEIAAEFRRRGVPVVMGGFHISLHPEEALEHADAVVVGEAEEVWPQVVEDARRRRLKPRYQAAGFHDLKGLPRPRLELVDFRRYRVKILPTQTSRGCPYHCAFCEVPIVYGHTYRRRPIGEVIEEIKTNVALTGLRKVYFIDDNLTGHREYAKELFKALMPLNIRWSCLWTINTSRDEELLDLARDSGCFHINIGIENVCQESITSIDKVQNRVKDYEDMLARLRERGLFYSLNFMFGLDGDTKELFAETLDFLERVKAPMAFFNVATPRRGTPMWEQLAKEGRVHNPEAEKYLGMVCNFVPLHMTPEECEEGVWDCFRKFYSFPSIFRRLLWPPSRYVFQGLPSNLFFRWAVNRRIDPVDFY
- a CDS encoding MarC family protein, whose translation is MVTEFTSHALHLFITSLVSLWVIVDPPGNILAYLTLSAGLTPEEARTLARRACLFSFLVLTTFIVAGRLVLAFFGITLPAFQIAGGLILFRIAFDMLEARGHFNRLDTSSSLVAEDYRDVALVPLAVPLLSGPGAISTILVLTSRSRNLMEDALILLALALVMLSTYAAFRFAEPLLTLLKDTGIRLLTRLMGLILAALAVQFVLDGLRAAFAHFPQ